In one Methanobrevibacter arboriphilus genomic region, the following are encoded:
- the rrp41 gene encoding exosome complex exonuclease Rrp41, translating into MTNNSKRDDGRAYDEIRPLKIEAGVLERADGSAYLEVGGNKVLVAVYGPRESYIRRLLKPNTGVIRCRYNMAPFSVDDRKRPGPDRRSTEISKITAEALRPALMLEGFPRSMVDIFIEIIEAEGGTRCAGITAASVALADAGIPMKDLVVGCAAGKVNDEIVLDLSEKEDKEGQADVPIAMMPRTEEITLLQSDGDLSEEEFGKALDLAMEGCRQVNKVQIEALKTRYAQDAGSDS; encoded by the coding sequence ATCACTAATAATAGTAAAAGGGATGATGGGCGAGCATATGATGAAATCCGTCCTTTAAAAATTGAAGCAGGAGTACTTGAAAGAGCAGATGGATCTGCTTATTTGGAAGTTGGTGGAAATAAGGTATTGGTGGCTGTTTATGGTCCACGTGAATCTTATATCCGAAGATTATTGAAACCTAACACAGGTGTTATTAGGTGCAGATATAATATGGCACCTTTTTCAGTTGATGATAGGAAAAGACCAGGACCTGATAGAAGGTCAACAGAAATATCAAAAATAACTGCTGAAGCACTCAGACCAGCTTTAATGCTAGAAGGATTTCCAAGATCTATGGTTGATATTTTCATAGAAATTATTGAGGCTGAAGGTGGAACTAGGTGTGCAGGTATTACTGCTGCTTCTGTTGCTTTAGCTGATGCTGGAATTCCTATGAAAGATTTAGTAGTTGGTTGTGCTGCAGGTAAAGTCAATGATGAAATTGTATTGGATTTATCTGAAAAAGAAGATAAAGAAGGTCAAGCTGATGTTCCTATAGCTATGATGCCAAGAACTGAGGAAATTACATTACTGCAGAGTGATGGTGACTTATCTGAGGAAGAATTTGGAAAGGCACTTGATTTAGCTATGGAAGGATGTAGACAAGTGAATAAAGTTCAAATTGAAGCTCTTAAAACAAGGTATGCTCAAGATGCTGGATCTGATAGTTAA
- the rrp42 gene encoding exosome complex protein Rrp42, whose product MNIIPEITRECITDLINNNKREDGRDLEEYRDILIETGVISKAEGSARVKIGNSQVIVGIKPQIGEPFPDTPNVGVLMTNGEMLPMADPTFEPGPPSETSVELARVVDRGIRESEMVDLEKLCIVPGKKVWMLFIDLHIIDFDGNLFDTATLAVMSALLNTKLPVAKIVDDEVVIDKESTTNLPLRDKEAMCTFVKIGEKMVLDPSLDEEAILDARLSIGITESGSICAMQKGGDHPLTKEDILGAVKTAYSKVPDLLEKVNNA is encoded by the coding sequence ATGAATATTATACCTGAAATTACAAGAGAATGTATTACTGATCTAATTAATAATAACAAAAGAGAAGATGGGAGAGATCTTGAGGAATACAGAGATATTCTTATCGAAACAGGAGTTATATCTAAAGCAGAAGGCTCTGCAAGGGTTAAAATTGGTAATAGTCAAGTCATTGTTGGTATAAAGCCTCAAATAGGTGAACCATTTCCAGATACTCCTAATGTAGGAGTTTTAATGACAAATGGTGAAATGTTACCTATGGCTGATCCGACTTTTGAACCAGGTCCTCCAAGTGAAACATCAGTTGAACTTGCTCGTGTTGTAGACAGAGGAATTCGTGAAAGTGAAATGGTAGATCTTGAAAAATTGTGTATTGTGCCTGGTAAAAAAGTATGGATGCTTTTCATTGATTTACATATAATTGATTTTGATGGAAATCTCTTTGATACTGCTACATTAGCTGTAATGAGTGCTCTTTTGAATACTAAATTACCTGTAGCTAAAATTGTTGATGATGAAGTTGTAATTGATAAAGAATCTACAACTAATTTGCCTTTAAGGGATAAAGAAGCTATGTGTACTTTCGTTAAAATAGGAGAAAAAATGGTTTTAGATCCTTCTTTAGATGAAGAAGCAATTTTAGATGCTAGACTATCAATTGGTATAACTGAATCTGGTAGTATTTGTGCTATGCAAAAAGGTGGAGATCATCCATTAACTAAAGAAGATATTTTAGGGGCTGTTAAAACAGCTTATTCTAAGGTACCTGATTTATTAGAAAAAGTTAATAATGCTTAA
- a CDS encoding ribosome assembly factor SBDS, which translates to MVNIDEAIIARLESHGEKFEILVDPDLAADFKNPERDDVIIEDVLAVEDIFKDAKKGDTSPDDAMIKVFDNTDVLEVAKEIINKGHIQLTAQQKRDMQEEKRLMVINKIVRESINPQTGLPHPVKRIENAMEETKVKIDPFKSVDEQVQTVLKAIKIKIPIRFEHVKVAVRLPGSVAGNAFSIISKFGKILNEEWQQDGSWIAVVEIPGGVQEDFNLKMNEISGGDAETKVI; encoded by the coding sequence ATGGTAAATATTGATGAAGCTATTATAGCTAGATTAGAATCTCATGGTGAGAAATTTGAAATTTTAGTTGATCCTGATTTAGCTGCAGATTTTAAAAATCCTGAAAGAGATGATGTGATTATTGAAGACGTTTTAGCTGTTGAAGATATATTTAAAGATGCTAAAAAAGGAGATACATCTCCTGATGATGCAATGATTAAAGTGTTTGATAATACTGATGTTTTAGAAGTTGCAAAAGAGATAATCAATAAAGGACATATTCAACTTACTGCTCAGCAAAAAAGAGATATGCAGGAAGAAAAAAGGTTAATGGTTATTAATAAGATTGTTAGAGAATCTATTAATCCTCAAACTGGCCTTCCGCATCCAGTAAAGAGAATAGAAAATGCTATGGAAGAAACTAAAGTTAAAATTGATCCTTTTAAATCAGTTGATGAACAGGTACAGACTGTTTTAAAAGCTATTAAAATTAAAATACCTATCAGATTTGAGCATGTTAAAGTTGCAGTAAGATTACCTGGTTCAGTTGCTGGAAACGCTTTTTCTATAATATCTAAATTTGGTAAAATATTAAATGAAGAATGGCAACAAGATGGATCTTGGATAGCTGTTGTTGAAATTCCTGGTGGAGTTCAAGAAGACTTTAATCTTAAAATGAACGAGATTTCTGGTGGGGATGCTGAAACTAAAGTTATTTAA